One window of the Pradoshia eiseniae genome contains the following:
- a CDS encoding AimR family lysis-lysogeny pheromone receptor, translating into MVFKDYMIKDDRQFSRFLMEKVNLLDTSQVNSNSILSSLNELYRNDYEKQKYFLQDYYCTYLDSMKPNILMEYYLMQGDIEELETLMQMERERGSKDMQTWITIYQILLKNQKGELSGTDLIDEIFKVKNTNSESLIFSLIVHLYGIQETGLFEPFHKVLKVVAPMVELMENEYLREAYRIRLMEMEAMTYLYMNEIEQCRAKCLEVIKRNELQFYFPIVYANFFHILGQSYMFENFEVAKYWVEQARDALLRLSGNRAADRTQYTVNTIDFLHSFWGIDIHTEPADEAEKAHRLIVLGRVNEAVDILDSLKRTRGYLTSYQLFYYGLATNDDSILSVARDVFTSNSNYFYLQLLDTENLHKYKNQIRRMNQ; encoded by the coding sequence ATGGTTTTTAAAGATTATATGATCAAGGACGATCGTCAATTCAGCCGGTTTTTAATGGAGAAGGTTAACCTGCTTGATACGTCCCAAGTAAATTCAAACTCGATTTTATCCTCACTGAATGAACTATATCGCAATGATTATGAAAAGCAGAAATACTTCCTGCAAGACTACTATTGTACCTACTTAGACTCTATGAAACCTAATATTCTTATGGAATATTATTTAATGCAAGGTGATATAGAGGAGCTCGAGACTCTCATGCAAATGGAGAGAGAACGGGGAAGCAAGGACATGCAGACATGGATTACGATCTATCAGATCCTTCTTAAGAACCAAAAGGGAGAATTGTCTGGTACGGACTTAATTGACGAAATATTCAAAGTGAAGAACACGAATAGCGAATCGCTCATATTCTCATTAATTGTTCATTTATATGGAATCCAGGAAACAGGATTATTTGAGCCCTTTCATAAGGTGCTCAAAGTCGTAGCACCAATGGTTGAACTGATGGAAAATGAATATTTGCGGGAAGCTTACAGGATTCGACTGATGGAAATGGAAGCCATGACTTATTTATACATGAATGAAATTGAACAATGCCGGGCGAAATGCCTGGAGGTTATCAAGCGCAATGAGCTGCAGTTCTACTTCCCGATTGTGTACGCCAATTTCTTTCATATTCTTGGTCAATCCTATATGTTTGAGAACTTTGAGGTGGCGAAATATTGGGTTGAACAAGCTCGTGACGCCCTATTAAGGCTATCTGGAAACCGTGCAGCGGATCGAACGCAGTATACGGTTAATACAATTGATTTTCTTCATTCCTTCTGGGGAATTGATATACATACTGAACCGGCAGATGAGGCAGAAAAAGCACACAGGCTTATTGTCTTGGGCCGGGTAAATGAAGCGGTGGACATTCTTGACAGCTTGAAGAGAACAAGAGGATATTTAACTTCCTACCAGCTGTTTTATTACGGATTGGCTACGAATGATGACAGCATTTTAAGTGTAGCCAGGGATGTATTCACTTCGAATTCTAATTATTTCTACCTGCAATTATTGGACACAGAGAATTTACACAAATATAAAAATCAAATTAGGAGGATGAATCAATGA
- a CDS encoding hemolysin family protein has product MDIITFTNLTLLIILLILTAFFVGAEFAVVKLRMSRIEQLISEGNKKAITAKKVASDLDYYLSACQLGITITALGLGALGKPAVERLLYPVFDFLNISDALSSALSYAIAFILVTFLHVVLGEMAPKTLAIQYAERMSLLLSPPLYWFGKIMNPFIWALNGTSRQFLRLFGVKPAGHEDTYSEDELKIIMAQSFQGGEIDKTELSYMKNIFSFDERVAKDIMVPRTEMVTLDKDMDYKTIISILDENNYTRYPVVEDGDKDRVIGILNVKRMLTQIVANRESKPADFVRELPFVLETTPIQDALLTMQREQVHMVLVIDEYGGTAGILSLEDVLEEIVGEIRDEFDEEEEADIQDIGDNHYLMNGRVLLEEIEDRFGLTFEESDDIDTIAGWILQNIEEVREGVEVKHGDFVWVVEKMENHSIKQITMRKL; this is encoded by the coding sequence TTGGATATAATTACGTTCACAAATTTGACACTTTTGATCATCCTACTCATTTTGACTGCTTTTTTTGTCGGGGCTGAATTTGCCGTCGTCAAACTCCGCATGTCTAGAATTGAACAGTTAATCAGTGAAGGGAACAAGAAAGCCATAACAGCAAAAAAAGTAGCAAGCGACCTGGATTATTACCTGTCCGCCTGCCAACTAGGTATTACCATTACCGCCCTTGGTCTTGGAGCACTCGGAAAACCAGCTGTAGAGAGGCTCTTGTATCCTGTATTTGATTTCTTGAATATTTCAGACGCCCTCTCTTCCGCTCTTTCCTATGCAATTGCTTTTATACTCGTCACATTCCTCCACGTTGTTCTTGGAGAAATGGCACCTAAGACACTCGCCATACAATATGCTGAACGAATGAGCCTGCTCCTTTCCCCGCCGCTGTACTGGTTTGGGAAAATCATGAACCCATTCATCTGGGCATTGAACGGAACATCCCGTCAGTTCCTGCGACTATTCGGGGTCAAGCCCGCTGGCCATGAAGATACCTATTCAGAAGACGAACTGAAAATTATTATGGCGCAGAGCTTCCAAGGTGGAGAAATCGACAAGACGGAGCTTTCCTATATGAAGAATATCTTCTCTTTCGACGAACGTGTTGCAAAGGACATTATGGTTCCACGAACAGAAATGGTCACTCTTGATAAAGACATGGATTATAAGACGATCATTTCAATCTTAGATGAGAATAATTACACCCGTTACCCAGTGGTAGAAGACGGGGATAAGGATAGAGTAATTGGAATCTTAAATGTTAAAAGGATGCTCACACAAATCGTGGCGAACCGAGAATCCAAACCAGCCGATTTCGTTCGTGAATTGCCGTTCGTTCTTGAAACAACACCCATTCAGGATGCCCTATTGACCATGCAGAGAGAACAGGTCCATATGGTTCTTGTTATTGATGAATACGGAGGCACTGCCGGAATCCTTTCATTAGAGGATGTATTAGAAGAAATCGTCGGCGAGATACGAGATGAATTCGATGAAGAAGAGGAAGCGGATATCCAGGATATCGGGGATAACCACTATCTCATGAATGGCCGTGTCCTATTAGAGGAAATTGAGGATCGCTTTGGACTGACATTTGAAGAAAGTGATGATATTGACACAATTGCCGGCTGGATTCTTCAAAACATTGAAGAAGTCCGAGAAGGCGTTGAAGTGAAACACGGGGATTTTGTATGGGTGGTTGAGAAAATGGAAAACCACTCAATTAAACAAATTACTATGCGGAAGCTTTAA
- a CDS encoding AraC family transcriptional regulator, which produces MEGLQRMVDSINYMENHLTEELRIEDIAAVACMSKFHFQRLFGMLTGFTVSEYIRNRRITLAVQELIQPNAKVIDVAMKYQYDSPESFTKAFQRIHGLSPSAAKKNSQFLKAYPRLYFQIQIKGDVEMEYRLEEKEAFSVIGRSIRTRATDGQNHQDIAAFWTESNQDGLTARLSKHSGQLGLLGICLEFDQQQENLTYMIAAEKSESNVPDGLEERVIPSAVWAIFPVKGAMPDAMLNVWERIFSEWFPSTGYQHAGGPEMEVYPHDGDPASADYYSEVWIPVKKA; this is translated from the coding sequence ATGGAGGGCCTGCAAAGAATGGTGGACAGCATTAACTATATGGAGAACCATTTGACTGAGGAGCTCCGTATAGAGGATATTGCTGCTGTTGCCTGTATGTCTAAGTTTCATTTTCAGCGTCTGTTCGGAATGCTGACAGGCTTTACGGTAAGTGAGTATATTCGTAACCGGCGCATCACGCTAGCTGTACAGGAGCTTATCCAACCGAATGCGAAGGTGATAGATGTGGCTATGAAGTATCAATACGATAGCCCAGAATCCTTTACAAAGGCCTTTCAACGCATTCATGGCCTATCTCCATCAGCTGCGAAGAAAAACAGCCAATTCCTGAAGGCCTATCCAAGACTCTACTTTCAAATTCAGATTAAGGGTGATGTGGAAATGGAATACAGATTAGAAGAGAAAGAGGCTTTCTCGGTAATAGGAAGAAGTATTCGGACGAGGGCGACAGATGGGCAAAATCATCAGGATATTGCTGCTTTTTGGACGGAGTCTAATCAAGATGGATTAACAGCACGATTATCCAAGCATTCCGGGCAGTTAGGGCTATTAGGAATCTGTCTTGAATTTGACCAGCAGCAGGAGAATCTGACTTATATGATTGCTGCTGAAAAAAGTGAGTCCAATGTTCCTGATGGCTTGGAAGAAAGGGTTATTCCATCTGCAGTCTGGGCTATATTCCCTGTAAAAGGTGCCATGCCTGATGCTATGCTTAATGTGTGGGAACGCATCTTTTCTGAATGGTTTCCTTCAACTGGCTATCAGCATGCAGGAGGACCGGAAATGGAAGTATACCCGCATGATGGGGACCCGGCCTCAGCTGACTATTATAGTGAAGTGTGGATACCGGTTAAGAAAGCGTAA
- the metE gene encoding 5-methyltetrahydropteroyltriglutamate--homocysteine S-methyltransferase, translated as MKWTRTVIGYPYIGDNREWKRCLEAFWKGDVTEDAFLQQLKGIRLGRLKRQMDLGLDYLSIGDFTMYDRMLDTAFMFGMIPSRYAGERSGSDLSVYYAMARGTKGAVACEMTKWFNTNYHYIVPEYEGQELSVTKNLLLQWFKEARDELGLVTKPTMIGPYTFIKLTKGYENREELAAELIPLYRQVMAELSEEGADWIQFEEPALVLTLSEKEVEFVKSVYEQLTIEKPACKIMLQTYFEGLSAYEELVNLPVEGVGLDFVSGYQQNITSMKQYGFPAEKVLAVGIIDGRNIWRADLAEKAGLLQSLLDLSKAADVWVQPSSSLQHVPISTTFEQKMSADIKGLLAFADEKITEINQLVLSFNEPGLPLDGNGRTSQKASSKLAISPEDFKRPAPFSIRQDIQARKLSLPVFPTTTIGSFPQSKEVKETRKAWRNKEITDDAYAAFIERETERWIRIQDDLGLDVLVHGEFERTDMVEYFGEKLVGFALSEKAWVVSYGSRCVKPPIIHGDVSWIEPMTLKETAAAQALTEKPVKGMLTGPVTILNWSFVRDDISREEVAYQLGVALRKEIECLEQAGIAIIQVDEPALREGLPLRRADWEDYLSWAIRSFRLATSGVQDETQIHTHMCYCDFHDFVKPIEALDVDVISIETSRSHGEFIHSLQQTPYEKGIGLGVYDIHSPRIPSEAEMLEIMQDSLEVLEPRQFWVNPDCGLKTRKEEETIASLRHMVNAAKQLRSYIKMMQF; from the coding sequence ATGAAATGGACACGCACAGTTATCGGCTATCCTTATATTGGTGACAATCGAGAGTGGAAGAGGTGCTTAGAGGCATTTTGGAAAGGGGATGTGACAGAGGATGCTTTTTTGCAGCAGCTGAAGGGCATTCGTTTAGGCAGATTAAAAAGACAAATGGATTTGGGGCTTGATTACTTATCAATTGGTGATTTCACCATGTATGACCGTATGCTTGATACGGCCTTTATGTTTGGAATGATTCCAAGCCGATATGCAGGAGAAAGAAGCGGGTCAGACTTGTCCGTATATTATGCGATGGCACGGGGGACAAAAGGGGCTGTTGCCTGTGAAATGACCAAGTGGTTCAACACAAATTATCATTATATCGTTCCGGAATATGAGGGGCAGGAGCTTAGTGTGACGAAGAATCTCTTGCTACAATGGTTCAAGGAAGCAAGGGATGAGCTTGGTCTCGTGACCAAGCCGACGATGATTGGGCCATATACCTTCATTAAGCTTACAAAGGGCTATGAAAATCGAGAGGAACTTGCAGCCGAGCTCATCCCGCTGTACAGGCAGGTGATGGCTGAGCTTTCTGAGGAGGGGGCGGATTGGATCCAGTTTGAGGAACCGGCCCTTGTGTTGACATTGAGCGAGAAAGAAGTCGAGTTTGTAAAATCTGTATATGAACAGCTGACCATTGAAAAACCAGCTTGTAAGATTATGCTGCAAACCTATTTTGAAGGATTATCGGCTTATGAGGAGCTTGTCAATCTGCCTGTTGAGGGAGTTGGCCTTGATTTTGTCTCAGGCTATCAGCAAAATATCACCTCGATGAAACAATATGGATTCCCGGCTGAGAAAGTGCTAGCTGTTGGTATTATTGATGGACGAAATATATGGCGTGCCGATTTGGCGGAAAAAGCAGGGCTGCTTCAATCCCTCCTTGACCTATCCAAGGCTGCCGATGTGTGGGTCCAGCCGTCATCTAGCTTGCAGCATGTTCCCATCTCCACGACCTTCGAGCAGAAAATGAGTGCTGACATTAAGGGACTGCTTGCTTTTGCCGATGAAAAAATCACGGAAATCAATCAACTCGTCCTTTCGTTCAATGAACCAGGGCTCCCGCTTGATGGAAATGGACGCACGTCCCAAAAGGCTTCCTCTAAGCTAGCCATCTCACCAGAAGATTTCAAACGTCCTGCGCCGTTTTCGATTCGTCAAGATATTCAGGCACGGAAACTGAGTTTGCCGGTCTTTCCGACGACAACGATTGGCAGTTTCCCTCAATCAAAGGAAGTAAAGGAAACACGGAAGGCATGGAGGAATAAGGAGATTACTGATGATGCCTATGCCGCATTCATTGAACGAGAGACAGAGCGGTGGATTCGCATCCAAGATGATTTGGGACTTGATGTGCTCGTTCATGGGGAGTTTGAACGGACAGATATGGTCGAATATTTTGGGGAAAAGCTTGTAGGTTTTGCATTAAGTGAGAAAGCATGGGTCGTTTCCTATGGATCGAGATGTGTGAAACCGCCAATCATTCATGGAGATGTGAGCTGGATTGAGCCAATGACCCTTAAAGAGACGGCAGCGGCGCAAGCTCTGACAGAGAAACCGGTAAAAGGGATGCTTACTGGTCCTGTAACCATCTTGAACTGGTCCTTTGTCCGGGATGATATTTCAAGAGAAGAGGTTGCTTACCAGCTGGGAGTGGCGCTTCGTAAGGAGATTGAATGCTTGGAGCAGGCTGGTATCGCCATCATTCAGGTCGATGAGCCGGCCTTAAGGGAAGGCTTGCCATTGCGTAGGGCGGACTGGGAGGACTACCTGAGCTGGGCGATTCGCTCCTTCCGTTTGGCAACCTCAGGCGTGCAGGATGAGACGCAAATCCATACCCATATGTGTTATTGTGACTTTCATGATTTCGTGAAGCCAATTGAAGCACTCGATGTCGATGTCATTTCCATTGAGACATCCAGGAGCCATGGGGAATTCATACATTCCCTGCAGCAAACCCCTTATGAAAAGGGCATTGGGTTAGGTGTCTATGATATTCACAGTCCTCGTATTCCATCGGAAGCAGAGATGCTTGAGATCATGCAGGATAGCCTTGAGGTGCTGGAACCCCGACAATTTTGGGTCAATCCCGATTGCGGACTGAAGACGAGGAAGGAAGAAGAAACAATTGCTTCGCTTCGCCATATGGTCAATGCGGCCAAGCAACTGCGCAGCTATATTAAAATGATGCAATTTTAA
- a CDS encoding hemolysin family protein codes for MDGLIALNLFLVVVFIGLTAFFVGAEFAILKVRMSRIDQLIAEGNKKAVLAKKVAGNLDYYLSACQLGITITALVLGALGEPTVEKLFHPVFERFEVSEAVATVLSYGIALAIVTFLHVVFGELAPKTLAIQYSERVTFLLVTPLYWFGKITNPIIRFLNGSSQIFLGWFGVKPAGHETVYSEEELELIVNQSYRSGEINETELAYLQNIFSFEDRVLKEIMIPKSKAVFLTKQMKIDDIIMILDKYNYTRYPVIETEGSNHVIGFINTKEMLTNMAAGRNIAITDFIHDIASFPESASIKNVLLDMQKNRMHMIIVRNEAGQMTGLVTMEDVLENIVGEIREESSNQ; via the coding sequence TTGGACGGATTAATTGCTTTAAACTTATTCTTAGTAGTGGTATTCATTGGATTGACAGCTTTCTTCGTAGGCGCAGAATTTGCGATTTTGAAGGTGCGGATGTCAAGAATCGATCAGCTGATTGCCGAAGGAAACAAAAAAGCTGTCTTGGCGAAGAAAGTGGCTGGAAATCTGGATTACTATCTATCAGCCTGCCAGCTCGGCATCACGATTACCGCTTTAGTACTAGGCGCATTAGGGGAGCCGACTGTCGAGAAGCTGTTCCATCCTGTTTTTGAGAGATTCGAAGTGTCAGAGGCGGTCGCGACCGTGCTGTCCTATGGAATTGCTCTCGCGATTGTCACATTCCTGCATGTTGTCTTCGGGGAGCTGGCTCCAAAAACACTGGCCATTCAGTATTCTGAACGAGTAACGTTCTTGCTCGTTACGCCGCTCTATTGGTTCGGCAAAATCACGAATCCAATCATCCGATTCTTAAATGGCTCATCTCAGATATTTCTTGGCTGGTTTGGCGTCAAGCCGGCTGGTCATGAGACGGTATATTCAGAGGAAGAGCTTGAACTGATTGTGAATCAAAGCTATAGAAGCGGAGAAATCAATGAAACGGAGCTCGCCTACCTTCAGAATATCTTCTCATTCGAAGATCGTGTATTAAAAGAGATCATGATTCCTAAATCCAAGGCTGTCTTCTTAACGAAACAGATGAAGATTGATGACATCATTATGATTCTCGATAAATATAACTATACGCGTTACCCAGTGATTGAAACTGAAGGTTCAAATCACGTCATCGGCTTCATTAACACGAAGGAAATGCTCACAAACATGGCAGCAGGACGCAATATAGCCATTACCGATTTCATTCATGACATTGCATCATTTCCAGAAAGCGCATCAATCAAAAACGTGCTTTTGGACATGCAAAAAAATCGCATGCATATGATTATCGTAAGAAATGAGGCGGGGCAAATGACAGGTCTCGTGACGATGGAGGATGTATTAGAAAACATCGTCGGAGAGATTCGCGAGGAATCTTCTAATCAATGA
- a CDS encoding S41 family peptidase, which produces MENKWFWPFVTAVVLLICILAGSWWRYEYYQDSKSSQAQEETEEWGQFEKVHQAFDLIADNYVEQVDKDELTEGAIKGMLDELKDPYSVYMDAETTSQFQQTLDSSFQGIGAEINYLDGKFVIVSPFKHSPAEKAGIKPGDVIISVDQQRTEGLDLYDVVSLIRGKVGTKVEVGIMREGNNQPIKFSVERAEIPLETVHRSVKKLNGQSIGYLQITSFSEHTAEDFVKELSSLEASPMDGLLIDVRGNPGGLLTSVEEILRQFITDKKPYIQIEERNGKKNQYFSYTDERKPYPIAVLMNEGSASAAEIFAAAMNESEGYPLIGEKTFGKGTVQKPVDLGDGSTIKLTFYKWLTPNGTWIHKKGIKPTIGVSQKDYYSLEPLTVEQSLEKDMNNKQVMILQKMLEGAGYEPGRTDGYYSGKTVKAVEAFQRMHNIRATGIADKSTVSSLQEEIKKLVNEDKNDLQLQAGLRWLEQQ; this is translated from the coding sequence TTGGAGAATAAATGGTTCTGGCCCTTTGTGACAGCTGTGGTTTTATTGATATGCATTCTTGCTGGCTCCTGGTGGAGATATGAATACTATCAAGATAGCAAGAGCAGCCAAGCACAGGAGGAAACGGAGGAGTGGGGACAATTCGAAAAGGTCCATCAAGCATTTGATCTTATTGCCGACAACTATGTGGAGCAGGTGGATAAGGATGAACTGACAGAAGGCGCGATCAAAGGAATGCTTGATGAATTGAAGGATCCGTATTCTGTCTACATGGATGCAGAGACGACATCTCAGTTCCAGCAAACATTGGATTCTAGTTTTCAAGGAATAGGGGCTGAGATTAATTATCTTGATGGCAAATTCGTAATAGTATCCCCGTTCAAGCATTCTCCGGCTGAAAAGGCTGGCATCAAGCCGGGAGATGTGATTATCAGTGTCGATCAGCAGAGGACGGAAGGGCTTGATTTGTATGATGTCGTCTCCCTAATACGGGGGAAGGTCGGGACAAAGGTAGAGGTAGGGATTATGCGGGAGGGCAATAATCAGCCAATCAAATTTTCCGTTGAGCGGGCGGAAATTCCGCTTGAGACCGTTCATCGATCCGTGAAAAAACTGAACGGCCAATCAATTGGCTATCTTCAAATCACCTCCTTCAGCGAGCATACGGCTGAGGATTTCGTTAAGGAGCTCTCTTCCTTGGAGGCAAGCCCAATGGACGGTTTGCTCATTGACGTTCGCGGCAACCCGGGAGGCTTGCTGACTAGTGTGGAGGAAATCCTTCGGCAGTTCATCACGGATAAGAAGCCGTATATCCAGATTGAGGAGCGTAACGGCAAGAAAAATCAGTATTTCTCCTACACAGATGAACGGAAGCCCTATCCAATTGCTGTACTGATGAATGAGGGCAGTGCCTCTGCAGCTGAAATCTTTGCGGCAGCCATGAATGAATCGGAGGGATATCCGCTTATTGGCGAGAAAACCTTTGGGAAAGGTACTGTGCAAAAGCCAGTCGACTTAGGGGACGGAAGCACGATTAAGCTCACCTTCTATAAATGGCTCACGCCGAATGGGACATGGATTCATAAGAAAGGCATCAAGCCAACCATCGGAGTCAGCCAAAAGGATTACTATAGCTTAGAGCCGCTGACGGTTGAGCAATCTTTGGAAAAGGATATGAATAATAAGCAGGTCATGATTCTGCAGAAAATGCTTGAGGGAGCCGGATATGAGCCAGGACGAACGGACGGCTATTACAGCGGAAAGACCGTGAAGGCTGTCGAGGCTTTCCAGCGAATGCATAACATCCGCGCAACCGGAATAGCGGATAAGAGCACTGTTTCAAGCCTGCAGGAAGAAATCAAGAAGCTGGTGAATGAGGACAAGAACGATTTGCAGCTGCAGGCAGGCTTAAGGTGGTTAGAACAGCAATAA
- a CDS encoding PDZ domain-containing protein, with translation MWETWIIELLKGIGLLFLNPVLYIGLLVTYMLGSKRVKQERKLFHIRVEDPMIEMKEYIVPSLLTGIVLSIITGLLGLNVPFEFVLLTGFLSLIFSIFLFVRLLTPVYTVGLSLLIIFGLSLYGFEGILDEGFFAFDEVFYPSIAVLLGLLLIAEGWLIRRRGALHASPLYEKGKRGMIVGAQKSKRIWLVPVLLFIPNGILDVPGDLWPVFALGDTEWAPIVVPFFIGFSAKARSTLLANVVQPLGMRIAAIGFVVLAIATAGYWMPYLSLAAVAIAIVGRAIVFYVYKSREETRPSFFTSSQNGLMILGVLPESPAERMGLRPGELLTKVNGRIVHSRAELYEALQSNRAHCKLEIFDINDQIRLVQNALYEGDHHELGILAVESRKLLPMEGVQ, from the coding sequence TTGTGGGAAACTTGGATCATAGAATTACTTAAGGGAATTGGATTATTATTTCTTAATCCAGTTCTGTATATTGGGTTATTAGTTACATATATGCTTGGCTCCAAGCGGGTTAAGCAGGAACGTAAACTGTTTCATATCCGGGTAGAGGATCCCATGATTGAAATGAAGGAGTACATTGTCCCTAGCCTGTTAACGGGGATTGTATTATCCATCATTACGGGATTGCTTGGATTAAATGTGCCGTTTGAGTTTGTGCTGCTGACAGGATTTCTGAGTTTAATATTTAGTATATTTTTATTTGTCCGTCTGTTGACGCCGGTTTATACAGTTGGATTGTCACTTTTGATTATTTTTGGACTGAGTTTATATGGATTTGAAGGTATCTTGGATGAAGGTTTCTTCGCCTTCGATGAAGTGTTCTATCCTTCAATTGCGGTATTACTCGGACTATTGCTCATAGCGGAAGGCTGGCTGATTCGTAGGAGGGGAGCTCTTCACGCATCCCCGCTTTATGAGAAAGGGAAAAGGGGAATGATTGTCGGTGCACAGAAGTCGAAGCGAATTTGGCTTGTTCCGGTGCTTCTTTTTATTCCGAATGGCATACTTGATGTACCCGGTGATCTCTGGCCGGTATTCGCTTTGGGGGATACAGAATGGGCGCCGATTGTCGTTCCTTTCTTTATCGGCTTTTCTGCAAAAGCAAGGAGTACATTGCTTGCCAATGTCGTACAGCCATTGGGAATGAGAATCGCGGCGATTGGTTTCGTTGTATTGGCTATAGCTACTGCGGGATATTGGATGCCTTATCTCAGTCTGGCTGCGGTCGCTATTGCGATTGTCGGACGAGCGATTGTTTTCTATGTGTATAAGAGCAGGGAAGAGACGCGGCCATCCTTCTTCACGTCTTCCCAAAATGGCCTGATGATTCTTGGTGTATTGCCGGAGTCACCGGCAGAACGAATGGGTCTTCGCCCAGGGGAATTGCTGACTAAGGTCAATGGACGCATTGTCCATTCACGAGCAGAGCTATATGAAGCACTGCAATCAAATCGTGCCCATTGCAAGCTTGAAATTTTCGATATTAATGATCAAATTCGGCTTGTTCAAAATGCCCTGTATGAGGGTGATCATCATGAGCTCGGTATTCTGGCGGTAGAAAGCCGGAAGCTGCTTCCGATGGAGGGAGTACAATAA
- a CDS encoding murein hydrolase activator EnvC family protein: MKKFMVAITAFMLCLAGISAGGNVQAESIGSLKEKKSTIEKKKSSVESNISETESKISDIKNQRASIEAELKKVEKSISETKEEIAKKDKEIASTKDKIASLKESIKETEERIANRNEILKERARAYQQNGGSSSYLEVLLGANSFGEFVERLGAVTTIMNADKDIIAEQEADKARLEEQKAEVEEKLASLNKMMDELVKMKEKLDGQKIEKNKLMAVLKSEQAELEDEKLSLEEEKEILANQESAVKKAIEAEKKRQEAAAAAAAAASANSSSSSSGSSGTSGAVSSAPAVTSGKFMRPAAGYVSSRFGSRWGRNHNGIDIAKSGTVPVVASAAGVVSRANYSSSYGNVVYINHYIDGQVYTTVYAHLRSMNVSAGQSVKKGQQIGLMGNTGRSFGQHLHFELYVGGWTASKSNVVDPMKYLSGM, encoded by the coding sequence GTGAAGAAGTTTATGGTCGCTATCACAGCGTTTATGTTGTGTTTGGCAGGAATATCTGCAGGGGGGAATGTGCAGGCAGAATCGATTGGCTCTTTAAAGGAGAAGAAGAGCACAATTGAGAAGAAAAAATCATCCGTTGAATCCAATATTTCAGAAACGGAAAGTAAGATCTCAGACATCAAAAATCAACGAGCATCGATAGAAGCAGAATTGAAAAAGGTAGAAAAATCAATCTCCGAGACAAAAGAAGAGATTGCTAAGAAAGATAAAGAGATTGCCTCTACTAAAGACAAGATTGCGAGTCTGAAAGAAAGCATTAAAGAGACAGAGGAACGAATCGCTAACCGAAATGAGATTCTGAAAGAACGCGCACGTGCTTATCAGCAAAACGGCGGTAGTTCAAGTTATCTGGAGGTACTTCTAGGCGCGAATAGCTTTGGTGAATTTGTCGAACGCCTTGGTGCTGTAACGACCATCATGAATGCGGATAAGGACATCATCGCTGAACAGGAAGCAGACAAAGCCCGCTTGGAAGAGCAGAAGGCAGAAGTCGAAGAGAAGCTTGCCAGTTTGAACAAAATGATGGATGAGCTCGTCAAGATGAAGGAAAAGCTTGATGGGCAAAAAATCGAGAAGAATAAGCTGATGGCTGTGCTGAAATCGGAGCAGGCTGAGCTTGAGGATGAGAAGCTCTCCCTTGAGGAAGAGAAAGAAATCTTGGCTAATCAGGAGTCAGCCGTAAAGAAGGCCATCGAGGCTGAGAAAAAACGGCAGGAAGCCGCCGCCGCTGCAGCAGCAGCTGCAAGTGCAAACTCTAGCTCCAGCTCTTCAGGTTCCTCTGGAACATCTGGTGCGGTATCTTCCGCCCCAGCAGTGACATCAGGTAAATTCATGCGTCCAGCAGCCGGCTATGTATCTTCTAGATTTGGCAGCCGCTGGGGCAGAAACCATAATGGAATTGATATTGCCAAGTCAGGAACGGTTCCTGTTGTCGCCTCTGCGGCAGGGGTTGTCTCTCGTGCAAACTATTCAAGCTCTTATGGAAATGTCGTGTACATTAACCACTATATTGATGGACAAGTTTATACGACAGTATATGCCCATCTGCGTTCGATGAATGTTTCTGCTGGACAATCTGTCAAAAAGGGACAACAAATCGGATTAATGGGCAATACGGGCCGATCTTTTGGCCAGCATTTGCACTTTGAATTATATGTTGGCGGTTGGACGGCATCTAAATCTAATGTCGTCGATCCGATGAAGTATTTAAGCGGAATGTAA